Genomic window (Alligator mississippiensis isolate rAllMis1 chromosome 4, rAllMis1, whole genome shotgun sequence):
AAAACTCCATTGCAATGTTTTGCCATTAACTCTTCTATGGAGAATAAAGGGCAGTACTGTTTTGTGGAAGGACCTACTACATTTATCACACCCTTCCTATATGAATGTTGCTGTTTTTTCTCACCAAAAATCCCCACTGCATACATCAGAAAGTATGAAATGTACAGCATGCAGTTGAATTGAAACATGCAATTTGTTCTAGAGAATATGGCAGAATAAGTTGTCAAAATATTATTGCTTTCTGTGAAGGGTTGCATTTACTCCTGAACCATCTGTTTTTACTCTCTTTAAACAGGCTGTTAAGCATGCATGCAAATGCTTGTGGGCAGCTGGCATTGCAGGCCAACAGCTAAAAACTTAAGTTTTTTGTTTAGAATTAGAACTGCACGTTAGCCTCTGTACATGAGATGTTGTATTAGTATAGGCTTTGGATGTTGTTCTTTTCAGCAATATATACATACTTTATTTACTGTAATGTTTCTTCTCCAGATGGATTATGGAATTTGGAAAGGTCTCTTGGATGCACTAACAGCtgatgtaaaagaaaaaatgtataatGTCTTGCTGTTTGTTGATGGAGGATGGATGGTTGATGTTAGAGAGGTAAACAGATTCTTGTACCCTGGAATAGATCTTAAATTGCTGTCTTTACTCAATAATAAGAATTTTTGGCATTCTCAAATTTCTGTTGCTCTTGTCTGCTTGCTTATATAATTTGCTCTCATGGCTTTACTAGCTTGAATGAATTTTTTTCATTGGTGTGGAATATGAGCAGTTGCCATACCCATCAGACctgtagtctgtctgtctgttccaATGTCTTGATTCTGACactgtttgtgggggtgggggtgtaaagcagtctttttggcaggcatgccacaaaataAGCCCTACGCCCTGCCCAAGTGCTACTCCAATCCTtttccctgcccaatctactgctctgctttttgctccctgtcctgtgctgcctgctcaatcttctgctttgcttcctgctccctacCATATCTgtagctgtgctgcctgctccatccCTGATCTGGCGCGCACACAGGCTGCTTGTGCCATGCGTGCTACAGATTGGCCATCCCTGTTGTAAAACTTTGTAAAGGGAAATGTATTTAAAACTAATGCATCTTCTCCTGGTAAAAGGATGCTGTAGATGATCCTGAACGAACACATCAAATGATCTTGCTGAGAAAGCTGTGCCTGCCCATGATGTGCTTTTTACTTCATACAGTTCTACACAGTACTGGGCAGTATCAGGAATGTCTGAGGCTGTCTGATACTGTCGCTTCTGAGCGGCATAAACTGTACATGGTGAGTTAGAGCAAAttgattttgcttttaaaactaatttaaagAAGCATACAGTTGCTTAGAAAATAGCTGTTAATAAAAGAAGATACAAAGTTATGATTAGTATAATCTGGAGTCTTTCCTGTTTTATCCCATTAGTTGCAGTAGTAAAGGACTTCcccatcagtgattctcagccatggCGTttcagcaccatggggatgccTTGAGACCCTTTAAGGGTACCACGCAGTATTACCACTGTTAAACATGCACACACCTACATGCGATTCACAAGATAacctcagagatttcaaataggaatccgtagtgtcaaaaatattctgatatTGGGGTATTTTTGAGGTCTTTacagcagaaaaattgctctcCATATttgaaaaacaagtgaaagctaagagctggcgtTTTCTGAGGCTGGTGCTTTCAATCTAAAAAGATAGATAACCACTGGTGTATAAAGGATTAACTTTGGCCTTTTGCTGTGTGTTCGTTAAAAGTCATTAAGGCCTGTAAGACGTAGGCCTGAGAAATTTGGTTATCTGAATATTTCCtctaaatagtgtgtgtgtgtgtgtgtgtgtgtgtgtgtgtgcgcgcgcgtgcgtatttccctcccaaatccctgtagtggtttaggttgtagccgtgtcggtctaagatcagggactaaacacagacattggatttttgatacattacaatctgcctggcaactgactccccagcccagcccagcccctggcttgtttacttttcattccatccaggaagagcacgcagcaactgctgaaaattccttagcctgacgaagggtttttgaacccgaaagcttgcttaataactattctccaaccatttgggttggtctaataaaggtatcaaattcacccaaggaaccttgtctgccattgttCTGCTGTTGCATTTCACTGCTAGCAATCAAGCCCCTTGAGCCAGTACTGGCAAATGCACTGTATGGCCACATTCAAGCAAACAtggatgtgcggtatgtggtgccacagacctgttTGTGGCACTGCACCACACACTgaacatgcaggcattccctccACTGCTATCTTGCAGCacgggtttggtttggtttggtttggttttttttgaccctgggagatcctagGGTCTAAGAAAGCCATGCTGCCCAAAACCTTAGCCTCGCCAGCCAAAGCCACACTCCTAGCTCaccaaggcccccaggaccccatgtaaggctgctggggccagcccagttgctggccccagcctcccctaccccacccagggtaaccagCTGCACTCCACAGTGCGTGTAGCATGGgaattccccagggacaagaagctgtggcacaaggtgtgctgctgcttctccttgtccccggggaaacaaacatccatgcttgtctggaaaTGGCCTACCAGTGCTTCCAAAGATACAGAAGCATTCTTGGTTTTAATCCTTCTGGCAGCAAAatagcagggggaaggaggaaactgCGTTTTAACAACTGACTGAGAGGCAGAGTTTGCAGGTAAACCAACTACTCTAAGAACCGTGATCTATCTATTTCTACAAGGGGGTCTGAATTCTGATCACCATCTTCGTTACTATTAAATGTTTCTCTGCTGATCTTTGTAGTAGAAATGTTAAGCAGTTTTGAGATTTATGAGCAACTTGGAAGATTGTCTGTGGAGCTGGAGTACTGCCACTCTTCTGGGCTGATTGACAATTACCAGGCTTTTTATTCTAATTGTTGTTATATCTAAGTGTTGAGACACTATTCAACTTATTTTAGGCATGCTAGTCCATTGTTTACTTTCAAATGTATTCTCATGTACAAAAGAAAATATAACCTCATATTTTCATATCTTTATTCATAGGTGTTTTCTAAGGAAGAACTCAAGAAGCTACTACAGAAGCTAAGGGAATCTTCTATAATGCTTTTGGACCAGGGTCTAGATCCTCTGGGATATGAAATTCAGTCATAGCTCTAGAATATATTGACAGAACTTCTGCACAGGAAGTTTGGATATCATATTCTGTTTGAAAAAGTAAATATATTTATCAGGTTTAGGGGACTGTAATGTCTTgacatttgtaaaataaaataattgaaattTGAACTTTTGTATTGGAAAAATGCTGACTTAAGCTGCATAGATAACATAACATTGGCCATTCAGCATTTTTTAGTATGTCTTTTTCCAATAAAATTGCTGACAGGCACAAATCTTAGTGGGTTTTTTCTAGCCTATGTGCAAGTGGCTCCATGCGAGCAAACCCCAGTGCCTGTGTAACCAGGCAACTTCCACAGGAACTGCCTGTGATTTGGAACAGAAGAAGAATGTCTAGGAGTGCAGTGGAGAAGGAAGTGAGGCTACAAAAAAAAGTTCTTGGAATGCACAGAAGACAACAGTCCAAAAGAAGGGGCATTAAATGATAAGGAAAAAATAGTTTGAAGTTACTAACACTTCTCAAAAAGAGAGGCTGCCTACTGCTTTCAAGGttgttaaaaaaatgtgtgcatgtgtgtgcactactgctgctgcttgtaaGTCACGTAACTGCTTCAGGGTTGTGTGATCTCAAACTGGAAGGAAAAGTAATCGGTCTGTATTATGCAGATCTGAGAATACATAAACAGGGCTGACTGATTgctatttcctttaaaaacaaaacaaaactcacctGTGCTTGTTCATATCTGTTTTAGTTCTTATTTCAACTGAGAGCTGAAGCTGTATTTCTGGTCATCTCTGAAAGAATATAAAGAGCCTAGGGGCATTTTGCATGAAGTTTTTTAATTTAGGTAGTCCATGCTTGGAAATTTCTGGTGCAGCAATAGAAGAGGAAACTCCTATTATTTCACACAGACTATATGTATATGAAGAAACTGTACTAGTAAGCATTGGGCAATACTATTCTGTTTGTCATTGCTTTCTCTATAGTGGGCACAgaataacaaaaaaaacctcCCTGCTTTCAAGGGCTGGGAGTAGTGGGGAGCTTAACAGGAAGGCTGGAATCAGAAAGTGAGGACTTTTGAGTTCTTCACTTAGAGGCTCTGAGAGCTAATCATAAGGACCATCAGGCCAGTCTTCTACTTGTTTTCTTAATATCAACTGATTTTCACACGTGACAAGGAGCCTGTTACAGCCACAAAAAATAGTTTCCAGAACAAGCTTGTTGGTCTTGCTTGGATGCTAGCTGTGGTGTGTATGAGAACTTAGTGTCTTCTAAGTTCAGTTTAAGTACAAATTTCCCAGATACAAGTCAAGCCCTGGCTTCTCTTTGTTCTTTCCTTGCTACTAGTAATAAAAGTTCTGCAGACCTACCGTATTTAATGGTGTATAGGTTGACCCCACCCCAGCTTTTTGATTTGAAAAGTGAGGATTTTCATAAGCATGATGTATAAGGCGGGGCTGGACTCAGCACTCGGCTGTTGTGGTTCCATCTGCGAGTGGTGCTGTTTGTGCTGCACCAGCCAAGTACCAATTCCCGGCCCCATCCACTACGAGAGGCGCTGTTTGACCACTGGGCTCAGCACTCGGCAGTGCCACTCACAGCACACAGGGACACCAGCCCTTGCAGGCCCAGGGCCAGTCATAGGATGGGCCTGTGCCAGCCGAGCACCAAGCCTGTCCTCTGCAAGCGGGTATCCCCAGCCGAGCACCGAGACCAGACCCTGCACCAGCActatccccatcccctgcaagcagtgccgggctagcaggggatggggccacaccagcAGGTCCTGTCTGCTGTGAGTGGACTCGGCACCACTTGCAGGGCGATACAGTGTATGAGTAAGTCAAGGTTGAATTTCAAGAACTAAAAATTGGACTTCAAACCTCCAATTAATTTACTcaatttcatggtgtataagtccTCAAAAGTGCTTGTGCTGTAAGGACTGGAGAATGAAGCAGCTGGAATGTTGCAACTATTTCttggggtaaatgtgatatcttttatcagacaaacaaaatagttggaaaaaattgttctttgcaaacttttgggtacaaaaacccttcttcaggcagagggagaaccTGTAAACtctccctttgcctgaagaagggtttttgttCAGAGAGGGATTCGGGGGTTTCCTATGTGACCCCTAAAGGGGCACAGGGGTGTGAATGGatgaaaaaatgatttggggTAACTGATTTTTCTCCGGCCAAAAACCAAAAATGATGAGTGCTGACCGGGGGGAGGGACTGCCCcccagcggggggggggcagcagtgtatcaagtgggtgtgtgaggggtgaAAGTGTGTGCGCCTGAGGGGATGAGTGACCCTGCGCGCCAagcggggctggggagagggtaTGCATGTGTGAGGTTGTGTGAGAGGTGGGTAGGTGAATCTCTGGGTGGGGGGATGgcagaaggtgtgtgtgtgctggggggggtgtTGGGTATGGGGGGTGTTGGAGAGGGGCTGTGTGAGGGGTGGGTGACGGGCTGTAGAGGATGCGTGTGTGGGGGGAGATGTCTGTGGCAAGGGGTGTATGCACGTGTCAGGCGGGGTGCACGCGCCTGTCAGAGAAGGGTAGGAGGGGTGCATGTGCGTGGCGGGGGGTAGGGGTCGGCCTCGCCTGCGCAGGGGGCGGAGGCCGCGCTCCCCTGCCCGgggtcccgccccgccccgccggcccctcccccgcccccttccccctccttgtgCAACCGGAAGATCCTGCGCCCGGAGACACGTGAGTCCGCGGTGGGCGGGGGCAGCAGCACGGCGCCCGCCCCGGGGAGCgctggccggggccggggccgggctgccCGCGCCGGACGCGCTGCTGGGgccgccgcagcagcagcaggagatgggcggtgcggcggcgcggggccggcTGGCGGCGGCGCTGGTGGCCAACCTGGGCTCGTCCATCTGCATCGTGTTCCTGAACAAGTGGTTGTACGTGCGCCTGGGCTTCCCCaacctgagcctcacgctcgtgCACTTCGGCGCCACCTGGCTCGGCCTGTCGCTGTGCCAGGCGCTGGGCGTCTTCGCCCCCAAGAGCCTGCGGCCCGGGcaggtgctgccgctggccctcAGCTTCTGTGGCTTCGTGGTCTTCACCAACCTGTCCCTGCAGAACAACACTATCGGCACCTACCAGCTGGCCAAGGCCATGACCACCCCGGCCATCGTGGCCATCCAGACCCTGGCCTATGGCAAGACCTTCCCCCTGCGCATCAAGCTCACCCTGGTGAGGGGGGCCCTCTGCCACCGGGGCTCGGAGAGCTTGGGGCGGACCATGGGTGAGGGGCCAagggtgtgtggcaggggccttTCCCTCACTTGCCCTGCCTCTTCCAGGTCCAGCCCTTTGGCAAAGCCTCTGGGCAAGAaaggtgggctgggctgctctgtgctggGGTGCCACTGCCTTGGGTACATCCCGGTCCCTTGAACCCCCTGGAACCAACACCACAGCCGCCCCGCGGGCCCTGCCAGGCCGCTCAACAGAGCCCTAACGCCGGGCTCAggtctggtgtgtgtgtggtggttttCTGCTTTTCTTGTGTTGAGGGATACGTGGCTCGAGTCACGTCTCTGACAAGCCTGGGTAGGAGCCAGCCCAGGAGAAAATGCAGGTTTgcctgaagcagggagaggaggtaAGCTGCGAAGTTGTGTGTGGAAGTTGAATGCGGTGGCTCTTCTGTAACTGCTGGAAGGCCTGGGGAACTCTGGGTCAGCTGGTTACGGGATGGATGGGGGAAGGCACTTCCAAAGCATCATGGGTACACTAAGTTTCAAGCCATTGACTTCCACCTCCTGTAAATGTAAATAATATCAACTGCTGTGTGTTTTTTCTTGCAGATTCCCATAACTTTAGGTGTGTTCTTAAACTCCTATTACGATGTCAAGTTTAACTTCCTTGGAATTGTGTTTGCTACTCTGGGTGTTCTGGTTACATCTCTGTACCAAGTGGTTGGTAActattattctttctttcttttttttatttttcaccaAATGTTGCAACAGAACTGACTGGTCAACAGTGTTTCAAATATTGGAACATAATGTCAACGAGTTGAATGGTCTAGAAATGTTTTAAAGCTATTGCAACACTATACCAGTGCCTAGATGGAGAAGAGATTTCATTTAACAGACATCTCTTTGTTCAAGCAGAAAAAGGTATATAGATATAGTGACTGTAAGATGCTTGTGAGCTATTTCAGAAAAGGTGCACATTTTTAACAGTGCAAGGGACTGACCATTGGTACAGTTTATTTTAGGATTCTAATAAAATTATAGGGGATTATTGTGGACATCTAGGCTGTGCTCCTGTCTTAATGCAAGACATTGGGCTTACCTGAGTTGATATCTACTTGAATTGGCATATATATCTTTTAGAAAAGACAAACATCCATTCTTGACTTTAAAATTTCTAGTCACAGACAATCTACCACAGTGCTTGGGGAGTTGTTCTAGTTATTGATGATTCTTAAGAGTCAAAACCTTGTGCTTACTTTCATCTTGCAGCTATTGGATCTTCTTACACTTTTGTCTGAGATTGAAGAGCTCTTTGTTATCAGAATTCTTTCCCCGTTAGTAACCCCTTTACCTTATCTTTGTTAAGTTAAACAGATTGAGCTTCTTGTATCTCACTTTAAGGCATGTTTTCTAATCCTTTAATTATTCTCATGGCTCTTCCCTGAACCATCTCCAATatttcaacatccttcttgaactgtgaaCACCACAATGGGACACTGTATTTCAGTAGTGGTTGCACCCGTGACAGATAAAGAGGTAGTATATCATTCCTGTCTGACATTCCACTGTTTATGCATCCAGGGCTACATTTAGCCCTGGCCTCCCACTGGAAGCTCAGCTGATTATCCACCAGGATCCCAAAGTCCTTTTACAAATTCCTTTTTCCCAGGATAGAGTTCTCATCCTGTTGAGGTGGATCCTTCATCGCTTGATATCTTTAGATCAAAATTCCTAGACTAGATGCCTTTCTGATTCACAAGTGGTAGCACAATAAGTAGCTCTGGTAGAGTGAATTGGTTGGCCTGTATTTCAAGAGGTCAgactacatcaggggtgggcaaaacgtggcctgcgggttggatgtggcccaccaggccattccatctggcccacaagacccctaaaaaatttagaaaatatttatctgccctgggctgcctgtcatgcggccctcgatggcttgccaaaactcagtaagcggccctctgccaaaaataattgcccacccctgaactgcATGAAGATAAAGGTTCCTTTTGgtcttaaaatgtattaaaagaaacaagagaaaCAGGCAGCGTTACCTGGCGTGGCCAGACTGCGTGTATCTTGCAGATATCTAAGTTGATATTTAGGTGAAATCATGTCTTGTCCTTTAACAGAAAGCTCTGATGTGTTTTAATTTAGAGCCGTGATCATTTCactatattaattttattaaacGTTAGCTGTAGAGCATTTCTTCAAAAATGCTAAATTAAGCATTAAAAATCCTTTGTCTCCCAGCTTTTTATAACATTCATCTTAGTAATCATAGAAACTAACATGCAGCAATTATTCTGAATTATGCATATTGTTTAAAATTGGGGTTTTCTATATCAAAATAAGTTCATGCATAGTATAACTGAAAGCTAAATTGGTATTCATTATGTGTGTTTGCTCATATAGTGGTTAGTGATAAATGAAgtggaaaacaaaaaggaagagaTACAGATAAGTAACATACATATTATGGTAGGAGCTTTATTTGTAATGTAATGATACCGTGTAGTACTTGAAATATGGGTTCCCTATGGACCTCTGTCATAAGGATACACTGCAAAGTTGTTATGCTTTGAAGAACAGCATAAAATATTCTGTGTTAAAATATGTGAGATTTTAAGTTTTATGTTGACAGCATGCCAGTAACTAGGTGTAGTCTGTTGCAACTTTGATAATCATGCTGTGGCATCCCCCAATACAGAATATTACAAGTACTAGTAGATCTCACAATGTTGTTTGCTCTTTTTGTGGAAGGCACTCAGTATGTTTTTACACTTGGTTCAGAGTGTAGTATTAGAAAGACAGGAGCCAGCAGTTTTACAGTCCTTCCACTTTTCTATCTGTACTCGGGTAGAAGACTTTTCTCATAAAATATGGGAAGAGAAACAAAGGGAGAAAAAGTCAAGAGCTAACTGTTAGACAGCTTGTTGAAAGAAATTATtcgtgttcttttttttttttttcctcatcagtCTTCTCAGCACTGTCTACCCAGAGTAAAGTGAAGACCAGTATGTCTCTGTTTGAGACATAAGGAGAGGTGGAAAACAATACTGTCCGTATTAAATTCCCTCCACATTAGTAGCTAAGTTTGCTTTTATGATAGGGTTTGATTTTTCTCATGTTTAACACCATTTTTCCTCTTGGTTTTAGTGGGTGGGAGCCAAGCAGCATGAGCTGCAGGTGAACTCTATGCAATTGTTGTACTATCAGGCACCAATGTCCTGTGCCATGTTGTTCTGCACCGTACCCTTCTTTGAGCCAGTATTTGGAGAAGGGGGGATATTTGGACCATGGACACTTTCTGCTGTGGTAAgatttatttgttctttttattttattttaaattagatACCAGTGCGTTTATCACTTAGTACAATAGGTTCAAATATAGCTTTTAACAGTAAAGGAAGCAAGAGGGGTGACTTTGTGCCACTTTGGCATCTTTGTTAGTAGATTTGACTGAGTATCTTTTTCAGCCCACTCATGTTTGCATGTAAGAAATCAAGAAAGTAGCAAATTTCCTTCAGCTATACCTATCTCATAAAATTGTTGTGAGGGCTCAGTTGAATTTCTGGGGCCACTGCCTCAGACAGAGGGAGTAAAGAAGAAACAATGCATGTTGTAGCACTGTTTGCCTTTCATGAGCATGTTCTGAACTTCTTACTCAAGTTGTCTGCACTGAATTTGAAATcatatttgcatttttctgtTCTCAATTTTCTTTGTTCTCTTATGTGATGTTTCCCGATTTGTATTTGAAAGTAAAGAAACTTACTTAAACAACTTGAGGTGTAACTGAAGTTGGTGAGAAATATGTTGGATTACTGACTGTGTCTGTTAATCCACAGATAATGGTGCTGCTGTCTGGTATAATAGCCTTTATGGTAAACTTGTCCATTTACTGGATCATTGGAAATACCTCTCCTGTCACGTATCCTTTGTGTTTGTCACTTCCTATTTTCAAATGAATAGGATTTGTGGTAACTTAGCTATATATTATAATGGAAATAAAAGCCTTGGCAAATTGGTAATTTACCAACTTTATCCTGAATATTACAGTTGTAAGAGCTCAATCCAGTTTTAGCCTGTTTTCTTATGGTTCATTTAGACACTGGTCATTAATGCAGTAATGTGATCTTTTTGTCTCTAAGAACATTTGCATGCACCTTTGTGGCTCTATGTAAGAAGTGTATAAAGTGATTGTTGTTTGTGTATTGGTTGATTTGTGCAGCAAGTTGGATGAAACATCTCATGTAAATACAATTTGTCACGTATCATAATTGCACAGATTAAAGTGGAAAGTTGTGGGGAAAGAAATCTGTGTGAAATGCCACAGTTTATTTTTGGTTTAGATGGTGATTTGTTTTTTTGACAATTGTTATCCTTAACAGATACGCAGGTATAATATGTTTGGACACTTCAAGTTCTGCATCACTCTTCTGGGAGGGTACATCTTATTTAAGGATCCATTATCAGTAAATCAAGGTCTTGGGATTCTGTGCACATTGTTAGGCATTTTAGCATATACCCACTTCAAACTTGGTGAACAGGAAGGCAGTAAGAGTAAATTGGTTCAGCGTCCATAAACCAACATTTCTTGGGAGAAGCATTCATCATATCGGGAGGTAAATGCTGTAAGAGTTGCTGTGACTTTCACATCCATACCAAATGAGCTAATGGTGGCTACTGTTTCAGTAAATATTGAAGGAATTCTGACCCTGTGATCTGACAGTATTATTATTGTAAAGAAGCTTTGAGGCCCATACGTGCAGATATTCCAATATATAAGGACACTTGCTGCCTCTTTGACTTTTAGACAATGAAAGGGCACCTTGCTTTTTTGCTGTTTATGTTAAAAGAGCTGTCAACCATAACTCTGATTCCAAAATGATTCCTCATGtatagggatcctggttttctgtgattttaaaaaaaaaatccccaatttccagcttaaaaaaaaaaagtaaccccaaatccacatttaaaTGGaacgccactaatatatatatatatatatatatatatatatatatgcatgcatgcatgcatgcatgcagtggtggttcattttaaacatggaaaaatgtggatttggggttacttttttaaccaaatattggggatttttttttttttaaatcagagaaaagcaaaaatatgtgtgcagggatcctggttaaCTATGTGAATTACTTTCAGCTGAATGGTTCGAGTAGAATTATTAGTGAAACGATGAATGGAGACAGCAGCTGTAATGATCAACTTGAACCAACtatcccttccacccctccccctgcaaatgGTAGAGATGTTGAAAACAAGATCTGCACTTTGAGTTGATCTTTACATGTAACAGTATTTGATAAAGTCACTGATATTTGGAACATTTCCTGTTTCTGCTTCACAGTTTTCTTACATTAATGAAAATTGTTTTATGGTTGGCACGTGGAAATATTGGGGGCAGCTAAAAAACTATGTCCGGACAGGGCCCAAAAGAGATCTTTTTAATAAGTATGTGTAAACTGTCATGGGGTAGAAAGTGTGGTATGAACCTCATACTGTTCTAGTTTTTGCTCTTCTGCATCTCACCCATGCAGACACCTTTCCCTGAAAAGGTTCACTGTATAAGAAGAACCCAAAGAATAGCTGGGAATCTTATGTTGGGGTCCCTTCAGGAAATCTGCAGCAACCAGTGAGGAGCTTGGGTTGGGCACATGTTCTGCAGT
Coding sequences:
- the SLC35E3 gene encoding solute carrier family 35 member E3, producing the protein MGGAAARGRLAAALVANLGSSICIVFLNKWLYVRLGFPNLSLTLVHFGATWLGLSLCQALGVFAPKSLRPGQVLPLALSFCGFVVFTNLSLQNNTIGTYQLAKAMTTPAIVAIQTLAYGKTFPLRIKLTLIPITLGVFLNSYYDVKFNFLGIVFATLGVLVTSLYQVWVGAKQHELQVNSMQLLYYQAPMSCAMLFCTVPFFEPVFGEGGIFGPWTLSAVIMVLLSGIIAFMVNLSIYWIIGNTSPVTYNMFGHFKFCITLLGGYILFKDPLSVNQGLGILCTLLGILAYTHFKLGEQEGSKSKLVQRP